The proteins below are encoded in one region of Brachyspira intermedia PWS/A:
- the rpmB gene encoding 50S ribosomal protein L28: MARVCEICGKGKQNGHSVSHSNIKTKRSFNANLQNVKIEVNGSVKKALVCTKCIKGNKISKAK; the protein is encoded by the coding sequence ATGGCAAGAGTATGTGAAATATGCGGTAAAGGCAAACAAAATGGCCACAGTGTAAGCCATTCTAATATAAAAACTAAGCGTTCTTTTAATGCTAATTTACAAAATGTAAAAATAGAAGTAAATGGTTCTGTAAAAAAAGCATTAGTTTGCACTAAATGTATTAAAGGTAATAAAATATCTAAAGCTAAATAA
- the ispH gene encoding 4-hydroxy-3-methylbut-2-enyl diphosphate reductase produces the protein MNVDIGKFAGFCDGVKYAVENTFSQASKKNSEIYIDGHLIHNPQTLDMLENVGVKTYEDDEDMSILDGKTVIVRAHGISPKRREALSSHAKKIVNLTCKYVAKIQGLVKKYSSLGYRVIVIGNPVHPEIVGVCGYADDVYVVYKDEDLNKLPNDSKKALIVAQTTLQKSTFDKYVNQIQDKYKDTEIIIKNTICAATEQRQNEVLEIAKRNDVVLVIGGSESSNTRNLYNIAAAIKPAFYVEYKEDLDNIDLSNYKNVGIMAGASTPDWLIEDIAQTIKDKYASNFVRFMSRIFDFLNYGYIFFSVGAFLMSYAIYDILSQPFQYQIGIIISLYYLYMSLENGYSNYTIRISDKRRYLFYQEYKIFFRFLILMSAILMFYFAYKINVGILMLSILSSLLGMGYNISFENKSRFESSFFFRLFKKLIPFKAIVISVAVTVLLNGSIFIMHRDVLKEKPFLYFFSTCIVFLFMFIRQALIEIKFSQSDKIAGAVTLTTYIDSNKLAFITGIIPIILALFMLVGIIIGKFPLEINKLKYCVPIIYSSIISFVVMKKKIITSRHLFSILIDSPLYILFLAALINI, from the coding sequence ATGAATGTAGATATAGGTAAATTTGCTGGTTTTTGCGATGGTGTGAAGTATGCTGTAGAAAATACTTTTTCTCAGGCTTCTAAAAAAAATAGTGAAATATATATAGATGGACATTTGATACATAATCCTCAAACTCTTGATATGTTGGAAAATGTAGGTGTTAAAACTTATGAAGATGATGAGGATATGTCTATCTTGGATGGAAAAACTGTTATTGTAAGGGCTCATGGAATATCTCCTAAAAGAAGAGAAGCTCTTTCCAGTCATGCCAAAAAAATAGTAAATCTTACCTGTAAATATGTTGCTAAAATTCAAGGACTAGTAAAAAAATATAGTTCTCTAGGATATAGAGTTATTGTAATAGGGAATCCTGTTCACCCTGAAATTGTTGGCGTATGTGGATATGCTGATGATGTTTATGTAGTATATAAAGACGAAGATTTAAATAAACTTCCTAATGATTCTAAGAAAGCTCTAATAGTAGCTCAAACTACTTTGCAGAAATCTACTTTTGATAAGTATGTAAATCAAATACAAGATAAATATAAAGATACAGAAATAATTATTAAAAATACTATATGTGCCGCTACAGAACAAAGACAAAATGAGGTATTAGAAATAGCAAAAAGAAATGATGTTGTGCTTGTAATAGGCGGTTCTGAAAGTTCAAATACAAGAAATTTGTATAATATAGCAGCTGCTATCAAGCCTGCTTTTTATGTTGAATATAAAGAAGATTTGGATAATATAGATTTATCAAACTATAAAAATGTTGGTATAATGGCTGGGGCATCTACTCCTGATTGGCTTATAGAGGATATAGCGCAAACTATAAAAGATAAATATGCTAGTAATTTTGTAAGATTTATGTCTAGAATATTTGACTTCCTAAATTATGGTTATATATTCTTTTCTGTAGGTGCTTTTTTGATGTCATATGCTATATATGATATATTATCACAGCCTTTTCAATATCAAATAGGTATTATAATATCTTTATACTATTTATACATGAGTTTAGAAAATGGTTACAGTAATTATACCATAAGGATAAGCGATAAAAGAAGGTATTTGTTTTATCAAGAGTATAAAATATTTTTTAGATTTTTAATACTTATGAGTGCTATACTTATGTTTTATTTTGCGTATAAAATTAATGTAGGTATATTAATGCTATCAATACTTTCAAGTTTGCTTGGAATGGGGTATAATATTAGCTTTGAAAATAAATCAAGGTTTGAAAGTTCATTTTTCTTTAGATTATTTAAAAAACTTATACCATTTAAAGCTATAGTAATATCTGTTGCTGTTACTGTATTATTAAATGGTTCAATATTTATTATGCATAGAGATGTATTGAAAGAAAAGCCGTTTTTATATTTCTTTTCTACTTGCATAGTATTTTTATTTATGTTTATAAGACAGGCATTAATTGAAATAAAATTCTCTCAAAGTGATAAAATTGCAGGAGCTGTAACTTTAACTACTTATATAGATTCTAATAAATTGGCATTTATAACAGGTATAATACCAATTATTTTGGCTTTGTTTATGTTAGTAGGTATTATAATTGGGAAGTTTCCATTAGAGATTAATAAATTGAAATATTGCGTGCCTATTATATACAGCAGTATAATTTCGTTTGTTGTGATGAAAAAGAAAATAATAACAAGCAGACATTTATTTTCTATATTAATAGATTCTCCGCTTTATATATTATTTTTAGCGGCATTAATCAATATTTAA
- a CDS encoding LysM peptidoglycan-binding domain-containing protein: MMKIKKIMATIALLSFTWSILPAQTYEDAARITQEADDLQNQGQYQQSYDKSQEASLSIDKAQMALFYRLMNARINKTKNDANNAITEINQMGAATDNQFKTQYEEAVKYFEEGNANIGSIPGPDTVAQTDEEFNTASNTFNTVLEYYNNALSSANSVKEGYLGRERDTASKAIADARGKYNAALGKSIKAGDNNDKTVSGALTKADEALKADNFASVQQNVAAALAGITKAEADAKAAAERAAAAAKAKAEAEAKAKAAAEAKAKAAAEAKAKAEAEAKAKAAAEAKKKAEEEARKKAEQEALAKEKADAIAKAKQDIANAQQKYDGLVNDNTITRGDEADQNISTLLADANNVVETDPAAASQKALEASKAMDDLVTERDNTIAREENQRQLDDLKARYQQLVDEGYIIPDSEEDQNLSQILKDAEDALANNDNTLAREKLEEANRTMNAIYEMGPKRPVDGDLVDTDNNNNETGQIIDATTGQTVNTEGKVTVLPMYYTVVQRTPLTDALWRIAGYSFIYNDPIQWYRLYQANRNVLRDPNNPDLILPGQVLTIPSMNGEERAGTYDPNMEYITYDEAMILRNQQQNNAGTTQTNN, translated from the coding sequence ATGATGAAAATAAAAAAAATAATGGCTACTATAGCTTTATTATCTTTCACATGGTCTATTTTACCGGCACAGACTTATGAAGATGCTGCTAGAATAACTCAAGAAGCTGATGATCTTCAGAATCAAGGTCAATATCAGCAGTCTTATGATAAGTCTCAAGAGGCTTCTTTAAGTATAGATAAAGCCCAAATGGCATTATTCTATAGACTTATGAATGCTAGAATAAATAAAACTAAAAATGATGCTAATAATGCAATAACTGAAATAAATCAAATGGGAGCTGCTACTGATAATCAATTCAAAACTCAGTATGAAGAAGCTGTTAAATATTTTGAAGAAGGTAATGCTAATATAGGAAGCATACCTGGTCCTGATACAGTAGCACAAACTGATGAAGAGTTCAATACCGCTTCTAATACTTTCAATACTGTTTTAGAATACTATAATAATGCATTATCTTCTGCTAATTCAGTTAAAGAAGGTTATTTAGGAAGAGAAAGAGACACTGCTTCTAAAGCAATAGCTGATGCTAGAGGTAAATACAATGCTGCTTTAGGTAAAAGTATAAAAGCAGGTGACAATAATGATAAAACAGTTTCAGGTGCTTTAACTAAAGCAGATGAAGCTTTAAAAGCTGATAATTTTGCAAGCGTTCAACAGAATGTTGCTGCTGCTCTTGCTGGTATAACTAAAGCTGAAGCAGATGCAAAAGCTGCTGCTGAAAGAGCTGCCGCTGCTGCTAAAGCAAAAGCTGAAGCAGAGGCTAAAGCTAAGGCTGCTGCTGAAGCAAAAGCTAAGGCTGCTGCAGAGGCTAAAGCAAAAGCTGAGGCAGAGGCAAAAGCTAAGGCTGCTGCTGAAGCTAAGAAAAAAGCTGAAGAAGAAGCTAGAAAAAAAGCAGAACAAGAAGCACTTGCTAAAGAAAAAGCTGATGCTATCGCTAAAGCTAAACAAGATATTGCTAATGCACAGCAAAAATATGATGGCCTAGTTAATGACAACACTATAACAAGAGGTGATGAAGCTGATCAGAATATATCTACTCTTTTAGCTGATGCTAATAATGTAGTAGAAACAGATCCTGCTGCTGCTAGTCAAAAAGCATTGGAAGCTTCTAAGGCTATGGACGATTTAGTTACAGAACGTGATAATACTATAGCAAGAGAAGAAAATCAAAGACAATTAGATGATCTTAAAGCTAGATATCAACAATTAGTTGATGAAGGTTATATAATACCAGATAGTGAAGAGGATCAAAATCTTTCTCAAATATTAAAAGATGCTGAAGATGCTTTAGCTAATAATGATAATACTTTAGCTAGAGAAAAACTAGAAGAAGCTAATAGAACTATGAATGCTATATATGAAATGGGACCTAAGAGACCTGTAGATGGTGATTTAGTTGATACAGATAACAATAATAATGAAACTGGTCAAATAATAGATGCTACTACTGGTCAAACTGTTAATACTGAAGGTAAAGTTACTGTTCTTCCTATGTATTACACTGTAGTACAAAGAACTCCTTTAACTGATGCTTTATGGAGAATAGCTGGTTATTCATTCATATATAATGACCCTATACAATGGTATAGATTATATCAAGCTAATAGAAACGTATTAAGAGATCCTAATAACCCAGACTTAATATTACCAGGACAGGTATTAACTATACCTAGTATGAATGGTGAAGAGAGAGCCGGTACTTATGATCCTAATATGGAATATATAACTTATGATGAAGCTATGATATTAAGAAACCAACAGCAGAATAATGCTGGTACTACTCAAACAAATAACTAA
- a CDS encoding dihydrodipicolinate synthase family protein has translation MRNLDKYKGIIPAFYACYDEKGEISPERVKKFTQHLIDKGVNGLYVGGSSGECIYHSKEERKLVLENVMEVAKGKITIIAHVGCNNTADSAELAAHAEKLGVDAIASIPPIYFHLPDYAIADYWNDISAAAPNTDFIIYNIPQLAGVALNVNLYKKMRENPRVIGVKNSSMPVQDIQMFKDVGGDDSIIFNGPDEQFVAGRLIGADAGIGGTYAVMPELFLAANDAVNKCQFDKARDIQYKIDRIIYAMCECHGNLYAVMKAILKLKGLELGGVRKPLSNIIDDDKAKIEKCAKMIDDAINSIK, from the coding sequence ATGAGAAACCTAGATAAGTACAAAGGAATTATTCCTGCATTTTATGCTTGTTATGATGAAAAAGGAGAAATAAGCCCTGAAAGAGTTAAAAAGTTTACACAGCATTTAATAGACAAAGGTGTAAACGGCTTATATGTAGGCGGATCTTCAGGAGAATGTATTTACCATAGTAAAGAAGAAAGAAAATTAGTATTAGAAAATGTTATGGAAGTAGCAAAAGGCAAAATTACTATTATAGCACATGTAGGATGCAACAATACTGCTGATAGTGCTGAATTAGCTGCTCATGCTGAAAAATTGGGAGTAGATGCTATAGCTTCTATACCTCCAATATATTTCCACCTTCCTGATTATGCTATAGCAGATTATTGGAATGATATAAGTGCTGCTGCTCCTAATACAGATTTTATTATTTATAATATACCTCAGCTTGCTGGTGTTGCTTTAAATGTTAATCTTTATAAAAAAATGAGAGAAAATCCAAGAGTTATAGGGGTAAAAAACTCATCTATGCCTGTACAAGATATTCAAATGTTTAAAGATGTTGGCGGTGATGACAGCATTATATTTAACGGACCAGATGAACAATTTGTAGCTGGAAGATTAATAGGTGCTGATGCTGGAATAGGAGGTACTTATGCTGTAATGCCTGAATTATTCTTAGCTGCTAACGATGCCGTTAATAAATGCCAGTTTGATAAAGCAAGAGATATACAATACAAAATAGACAGAATCATATATGCTATGTGCGAATGTCATGGTAATTTATATGCTGTAATGAAAGCAATTCTTAAATTAAAAGGTCTAGAATTGGGCGGAGTAAGAAAACCATTAAGCAATATAATAGATGATGATAAAGCAAAAATAGAAAAATGTGCAAAAATGATAGATGATGCTATAAACAGTATAAAATAA
- the gltA gene encoding NADPH-dependent glutamate synthase, whose product MPPRSKLGEIPRQEMPARSPEERRKDFKEVPLGYTEEQAYQESLRCLDCKVPHCMEGCPAKVKIPEFIGLIAEKKFLEAAKKIKETNALPAACGRVCPQEEQCEQRCVVGKKFEPVAIGKLEMFVADYERKHAQHEDLKVEKNGKKVCIIGAGPAGLACAGDLIKLGYDVTVLEALHTIGGVLMYGIPEFRLPKELVAHEVENLKKDGVNFRINEVAGISLDFNELRKEYDAIFLGTGAGLPAFLNVPGEHLCGVYSANEYLTRVNLMGAYKFPEVDTPIIKHKRVAVLGGGNVAMDACRTAVRLGAEKVYIIYRRTEKELPARLEEIHHAMEEGVDFRFLRAPLEILGDENDNVIGVRTQVMELGEADADGRRKPVAVEGQTEDIEVDAVIVAIGTTPNPLIARKVPELETTKKGTYVINEETGATSMEGVFAGGDAARGAATVILAIGDGKRAAAGIDKYLSNK is encoded by the coding sequence ATGCCACCAAGATCGAAATTAGGCGAAATACCTAGACAAGAAATGCCTGCTAGAAGCCCTGAGGAAAGAAGAAAAGACTTTAAAGAAGTACCTCTAGGATATACTGAAGAGCAAGCATATCAAGAATCTTTAAGATGTTTAGATTGTAAAGTTCCACATTGTATGGAAGGTTGTCCTGCTAAGGTAAAAATTCCTGAATTTATAGGACTTATAGCAGAGAAAAAATTTTTAGAAGCAGCTAAAAAAATTAAAGAAACTAATGCTTTGCCTGCTGCATGCGGAAGAGTATGCCCTCAGGAAGAGCAATGTGAACAAAGATGTGTAGTAGGTAAAAAATTCGAACCTGTTGCTATTGGTAAATTAGAAATGTTTGTTGCTGACTATGAAAGAAAACATGCTCAGCATGAGGATCTAAAAGTAGAAAAAAATGGTAAAAAGGTATGTATAATTGGTGCTGGACCTGCAGGTTTAGCTTGTGCTGGAGACTTAATAAAATTAGGATATGATGTTACTGTATTAGAAGCATTACACACAATAGGTGGTGTATTGATGTACGGTATTCCAGAATTCCGCCTTCCTAAAGAATTGGTAGCACATGAAGTAGAAAACCTTAAAAAAGATGGTGTAAACTTCAGAATTAATGAAGTTGCTGGTATATCATTAGATTTCAATGAATTAAGAAAAGAATACGATGCTATATTTTTAGGAACAGGTGCCGGACTTCCTGCATTTTTGAATGTGCCTGGTGAACATTTATGCGGTGTTTACTCTGCTAATGAATATTTAACAAGAGTTAACTTAATGGGAGCTTATAAATTCCCTGAAGTAGATACTCCTATTATAAAACATAAAAGAGTAGCTGTATTAGGCGGTGGTAACGTTGCTATGGATGCTTGCAGAACTGCTGTTAGATTAGGTGCTGAAAAAGTATACATCATATACAGAAGAACTGAAAAAGAACTTCCAGCAAGATTAGAAGAAATTCACCATGCTATGGAAGAAGGTGTTGATTTTAGATTCTTAAGAGCTCCTTTAGAAATATTAGGCGATGAAAATGACAATGTTATAGGTGTTAGAACTCAAGTTATGGAGCTTGGAGAGGCTGATGCTGATGGAAGAAGAAAACCTGTTGCTGTTGAAGGACAAACAGAAGACATAGAAGTTGATGCTGTTATAGTAGCAATAGGTACTACTCCTAACCCACTTATAGCTAGAAAAGTTCCTGAATTAGAAACTACTAAAAAGGGTACTTATGTTATAAATGAGGAGACAGGTGCTACTTCTATGGAAGGAGTATTTGCTGGAGGAGATGCTGCTAGAGGTGCTGCTACTGTTATTTTAGCTATTGGAGATGGTAAAAGAGCAGCTGCAGGAATAGATAAATACTTATCTAATAAATAA
- a CDS encoding DNA/RNA non-specific endonuclease, whose protein sequence is MRIYICFIISITFIISCQTNQVYNIKNDDDKSHFVKINRIEYLKPNIKYNINGTLYSTDKQSRIYKVIRKDNLILSNAKRNNYAQRKVVELYGIKNHDQGGHIIGRQFGGSPNIDNIIPINKKLNIGEMKNTEMEWRESIIKGYEINDIIIDISYIYTNTRPYIITIDYNIEKDFTNYRIKKVFTND, encoded by the coding sequence ATGAGAATATATATTTGTTTTATTATCTCTATAACTTTTATAATATCATGCCAAACTAATCAGGTATACAATATAAAAAATGATGATGATAAATCTCATTTTGTAAAAATAAATAGAATAGAATATCTAAAACCTAATATAAAATACAATATAAATGGCACACTATACAGTACAGACAAACAATCAAGAATATATAAAGTCATAAGAAAAGATAATCTCATACTTTCAAATGCTAAAAGAAATAATTATGCTCAAAGAAAAGTTGTGGAACTCTACGGCATAAAAAATCATGATCAAGGCGGACATATAATAGGAAGGCAATTCGGAGGCTCTCCTAATATAGATAATATTATACCAATAAATAAAAAATTAAATATAGGCGAAATGAAAAATACTGAAATGGAATGGAGAGAAAGCATTATAAAAGGCTATGAAATAAATGATATTATTATAGATATAAGCTATATATACACTAATACTAGACCATATATAATTACTATAGATTATAATATAGAAAAAGATTTCACAAATTATAGAATAAAGAAAGTATTCACAAATGACTAA